Proteins co-encoded in one Gleimia hominis genomic window:
- a CDS encoding metal ABC transporter permease → METMSNLYEQLRILCTYIPGLDLLASEPFLFRPLLMLVVLGTVGGIIGVVINLRCAEFNAEAMVHSVFPGIVAGAVYGGIDSIIPVASAVAVLAALALTYFSRQNVGRTSEAGTAVVLTSFFSFGIVLSLKKGDMSGQLEALMFGRLLEVTDYRLTQALVVCLAAGILVVFAWRGQIYCAFDRVGAAASGISLLRADLVLNVAIAAVVAAASSAVGSLLVIGYLVVPGAAARLLAGRVRSMLAVSIAVGIGGGYLGMLMMLIPAPRPVSPQASVALSVIALYFVALAARTALRTGRKQSASARTEFVKAH, encoded by the coding sequence ATGGAAACTATGTCCAATCTTTATGAACAACTACGAATCCTCTGCACCTACATTCCCGGCCTGGATCTGCTGGCTAGCGAACCATTCTTGTTCCGCCCCCTACTGATGCTCGTGGTACTCGGAACCGTGGGTGGCATAATCGGGGTCGTAATCAACCTGCGGTGCGCCGAGTTTAACGCCGAAGCCATGGTCCACTCCGTGTTCCCCGGAATCGTTGCCGGCGCAGTGTACGGCGGAATCGACTCCATCATCCCCGTGGCGTCCGCAGTCGCTGTCCTCGCCGCCCTCGCGTTAACCTACTTCAGCCGACAGAACGTTGGGCGGACCAGTGAGGCAGGAACCGCGGTAGTGCTCACCTCATTCTTCTCATTCGGGATTGTCTTGTCGCTCAAGAAAGGGGACATGTCGGGCCAGCTGGAAGCACTCATGTTCGGCCGGCTCCTGGAAGTTACGGACTATCGCTTAACCCAAGCGCTCGTCGTGTGCCTCGCGGCGGGCATACTTGTGGTTTTCGCGTGGCGCGGTCAGATTTACTGCGCATTCGACCGAGTTGGGGCCGCAGCCAGCGGGATTTCACTGCTGCGTGCGGACCTAGTACTAAATGTCGCGATCGCAGCGGTCGTGGCAGCCGCATCGTCGGCCGTGGGAAGCCTGCTCGTCATCGGTTACCTGGTGGTTCCCGGCGCGGCCGCGCGCCTACTGGCCGGCCGCGTGCGCTCCATGCTGGCCGTATCCATCGCGGTGGGGATCGGCGGCGGCTACCTGGGCATGCTCATGATGCTGATCCCCGCGCCCCGCCCCGTCTCTCCACAAGCATCCGTCGCCCTGTCCGTAATCGCCCTGTACTTCGTTGCCCTCGCAGCTCGCACTGCGCTG
- a CDS encoding metal ABC transporter ATP-binding protein — protein MQTRESEHLHDAQHTNNAIEITDAAFAYTRAPVVTGVNAQLQPGQAMALIGPNGSGKTTWLRAVLGMVRVAEGHVQVLGHQPGHAPRGSIGYVPQVSDLDQTFPVTVRDVVQMGLYPKMRFWQHVSQSGRERVRTALKEVDLLHRADDKFGNLSGGQQQRVLVARCLASSPQLLLLDEPFNGLDQPNRDALLRIITSIKASGVAVAVSTHDLVLAREVCELICLLGNGHQVAFGSRDDIFGSQLLAQAYGGHDEYYAHQEVQ, from the coding sequence CGGCCTTTGCCTACACCCGAGCCCCCGTGGTCACGGGTGTTAACGCGCAGTTGCAACCCGGACAAGCGATGGCGCTGATTGGCCCAAACGGATCGGGGAAAACCACTTGGCTGCGCGCCGTCCTCGGGATGGTGCGTGTCGCGGAAGGTCACGTGCAGGTCCTGGGACACCAACCCGGCCACGCGCCCCGCGGTTCCATCGGATACGTCCCCCAAGTCAGTGACCTCGACCAAACCTTCCCCGTAACCGTACGCGACGTAGTGCAAATGGGCCTGTATCCAAAAATGAGGTTCTGGCAACACGTAAGCCAAAGCGGACGTGAACGCGTGCGCACCGCACTAAAAGAAGTGGACCTGCTGCATCGCGCCGACGACAAGTTCGGTAACCTATCGGGCGGCCAACAACAACGCGTGCTCGTCGCCCGTTGCCTGGCCTCAAGCCCACAATTACTACTGTTGGACGAACCTTTTAACGGACTTGACCAACCCAACCGCGACGCCCTACTGCGCATAATCACCAGCATAAAAGCCAGTGGGGTGGCGGTCGCGGTTTCCACCCACGACCTGGTGTTAGCGCGCGAAGTGTGCGAACTAATCTGCCTGCTCGGCAACGGACACCAAGTTGCATTCGGTAGCCGCGACGACATCTTCGGCTCCCAGCTACTCGCCCAAGCCTACGGCGGACACGACGAATACTACGCCCACCAGGAGGTGCAGTAA